Proteins found in one Arachis stenosperma cultivar V10309 chromosome 8, arast.V10309.gnm1.PFL2, whole genome shotgun sequence genomic segment:
- the LOC130943916 gene encoding solanesyl-diphosphate synthase 1, mitochondrial-like, which yields MLFYRGLSKISRNIRGSGGIFKVRSFVFTKGLPALHCSRYQIHQKSRSISEDKFDPFSMVADELSLVANNLRAMVIAEVPKLSLSAEYFFRVGVEGKRFRPTVLLLMSTALKLSTPKPPHHFDQGGSVATDLRTRQQCIAQIIEMIHVASLLHDDILDDADTRRGIGSLNIVMGNKLAVLTGNFLLSRAVVALASLQNTEVVSLVARAIDDLVTGEIMQMSTTADQRYSMEYYMQKTYYKTASLISNSCKAVAVLAGQTAEVAMLAFDYGKNLGLAFQLIDDVLDFTGTSASLGKGSLSDIRHGIVTAPILFAMEEFPQLRAVVDKGFDNPDNVDIALEYLGKSRGIQRTKDLAVIHANLAIAAIDSLPDSDDEEVKNSRRALVNLTQRVIVSH from the exons ATGTTGTTTTATCGCGGATTGTCTAAGATTTCAAGAAATATCAGAGGTAGCGGCGGCATCTTCAAG GTCAGAAgttttgtttttacaaaggGTTTGCCAGCATTGCATTGTAGTAGATATCAAATCCATCAAAAAAGCCGCTCCATTTCTGAG GATAAATTTGATCCATTTTCCATGGTTGCTGATGAACTATCacttgttgctaacaacttgcgaGCAATGGTAATTGCTGAG GTTCCTAAGCTTTCCTTAAGTGCTGAATACTTCTTCAGAGTGGGGGTTGAAGGAAAAAGATTTCGTCCAACT GTTTTATTGTTAATGTCAACAGCATTAAAACTATCAACACCCAAACCACCTCATCATTTTGACCAAGGAGGCAGTGTTGCGACAGATCTACGCACAAGACAGCAATGCATCGCTCAAATAATTGAGATGATCCAT GTGGCTAGTCTTCTTCATGATGATATTCTGGATGATGCAGACACGAGACGTGGTATTGGTTCATTAAATATTGTAATGGGCAATAAG TTGGCAGTGTTGACGGGGAATTTTTTGCTCTCTAGGGCTGTTGTTGCTTTGGCTTCTTTGCAGAACACAGAG GTTGTATCATTGGTGGCAAGAGCTATAGATGATCTTGTAACAGGAGAGATCATGCAAATGAGTACGACAGCAGATCAGCGGTATAG TATGGAATATTATATGCAGAAGACATATTACAAGACTGCATCATTGATTTCAAACAGTTGCAAGGCAGTAGCCGTCCTAGCTGGCCAAACAGCAGAAGTTGCAATGCTTGCTTTTGACTATGGAAAAAATTTG GGGTTGGCATTTCAGTTGATAGATGATGTGCTTGATTTCACAGGCACATCGGCTTCCCTTGGAAAGGGTTCTTTGTCAGACATTCGCCAT GGAATTGTAACTGCTCCAATATTGTTTGCAATGGAGGAGTTCCCTCAGCTGCGTGCAGTTGTTGATAAGGGCTTTGACAACCCTGACAATGTTGATATT GCTCTTGAGTATCTTGGAAAGAGCAGAGGTATACAAAGGACAAAAGACCTGGCTGTAATTCATGCTAACCTTGCAATAGCAGCAATTGATTCCTTACCAGACAGTGATGACGAGGAAGTAAAAAATTCAAGGAGAGCCCTTGTAAATCTTACTCAAAGAGTCATTGTTAGTCACTAG